One stretch of Zhihengliuella flava DNA includes these proteins:
- a CDS encoding uracil-DNA glycosylase family protein has product MTAVASETSTPLWERRYEEHIAPVNRLLDETAMLRPESSMSYVDPVHDVDQAKIVSLYSNVGTADASGFISAGEPEAVTRQLGLQWQLGLRPEYLMPWNVHPWHTAGEPNGRLQPPQIRAGLKPLLRLLKVADRTSVIVAHGTEAHRLTEQLLKTENPLLWRRGFKVYKVKSFGGRAFAGSPERQHAALEEIRTAYQDAMARTGLVATR; this is encoded by the coding sequence ATGACAGCTGTCGCCTCGGAAACATCGACACCCCTGTGGGAGCGCCGTTACGAGGAGCACATTGCTCCTGTTAATCGGCTGCTGGATGAGACGGCCATGCTGCGGCCAGAGTCCTCGATGAGCTACGTGGACCCTGTGCACGATGTCGATCAGGCGAAGATTGTCTCTCTGTACTCAAACGTTGGTACGGCCGACGCCTCCGGCTTCATCTCGGCCGGGGAGCCGGAGGCCGTCACGCGTCAGCTGGGGCTGCAGTGGCAGCTCGGCCTGCGCCCGGAATACCTCATGCCGTGGAACGTCCACCCGTGGCACACCGCAGGCGAGCCCAATGGAAGGCTTCAGCCGCCGCAGATTCGCGCCGGACTTAAGCCGTTGCTGCGCCTGTTGAAAGTCGCTGACCGCACGTCGGTGATCGTCGCCCATGGGACCGAGGCCCACCGCTTGACGGAACAGCTTCTCAAGACCGAGAACCCTTTGCTGTGGCGCCGTGGCTTCAAGGTCTACAAGGTCAAGTCCTTTGGCGGCCGAGCGTTCGCGGGATCCCCAGAACGCCAGCACGCAGCCCTGGAAGAAATCCGCACGGC
- a CDS encoding helix-turn-helix transcriptional regulator — MTIRYLSLNGLAQRIGVSPHTAKKYADEGRLPEPDALIGDGDRPTKGWLPETVDTWQGARPGRGRKRT; from the coding sequence ATGACCATCCGCTACCTGAGCCTCAACGGGCTCGCCCAACGCATCGGGGTATCGCCGCACACCGCGAAGAAGTACGCTGACGAGGGACGACTCCCAGAGCCGGACGCACTCATCGGCGACGGTGACCGCCCTACCAAAGGGTGGCTGCCCGAAACCGTGGACACATGGCAGGGCGCACGCCCCGGGCGCGGACGCAAGCGAACGTGA
- a CDS encoding collagen-like protein codes for MTREDKLRHKRNTLGVALVAAIVLLLGASFALGLLAQKRATVAESNAQSLAQQVQVACADGSSLLVDDRDLCKRASEVQQNPTEPVAGPPGPQGPQGIPGPQGEAGINGVRGPPGEDGQDGADGEDGATGPAGADGSPGPAGADGEDGADGATGPQGPAGPTGAPGPAGPSGPPGAPGTDGADGAPGPAGIGIESVQCVGTGNESYWAVTYTDGTEQTSDGPCRLATNPNQGQGQQP; via the coding sequence GTGACTCGCGAAGACAAGCTTCGGCATAAGCGAAACACCCTCGGTGTGGCCCTCGTCGCCGCAATCGTCCTGTTGCTGGGGGCTTCCTTTGCCCTCGGGTTGCTCGCGCAGAAGCGGGCGACCGTGGCCGAGTCGAACGCGCAGAGTCTCGCCCAGCAGGTGCAGGTCGCGTGCGCGGATGGCAGCAGCCTGCTCGTGGATGACCGCGACCTGTGTAAGCGGGCCAGCGAGGTGCAGCAGAATCCGACCGAACCGGTGGCGGGTCCGCCCGGGCCGCAAGGCCCGCAAGGGATACCTGGCCCGCAGGGTGAGGCCGGGATCAATGGCGTGCGTGGCCCTCCCGGTGAGGACGGGCAAGACGGCGCCGACGGTGAAGACGGTGCCACTGGCCCGGCCGGTGCCGATGGGAGTCCTGGCCCCGCGGGAGCGGATGGTGAAGACGGGGCCGACGGGGCGACAGGCCCACAAGGCCCTGCCGGGCCAACCGGTGCCCCGGGACCCGCGGGACCATCCGGCCCGCCGGGCGCACCCGGCACTGATGGCGCCGACGGGGCACCCGGCCCTGCCGGAATCGGCATCGAGTCCGTCCAATGCGTCGGCACCGGCAACGAGTCCTACTGGGCAGTCACCTACACAGACGGGACCGAGCAGACGAGCGACGGCCCCTGCCGCCTCGCCACCAACCCGAACCAAGGACAAGGGCAGCAACCATGA
- a CDS encoding peptidoglycan recognition protein family protein gives MPRVTTLFRVLKSWGLTVEYVPGWSTRGSTSFDPVGVVGHWTAGPRGTDKRPSLRIVTEGRPSLPGPLCNVYLDRRGVCVIVAAGRANHAGKGAWRGYSGNSRFLGIEAEAADNADWTDAQREAYPILCAALLDAIGSTDAGMVCGHSEYAGPRKIDINGYTPNQLRAQTQSVIDGLRPVGNLDPEEDLTVSQYTELKQGIDSLQNSIQSQQVDFVSTAGRAGQTNFIGALEQILTLQRQILTRIEKLELEKES, from the coding sequence ATGCCACGCGTCACCACTCTCTTTCGCGTCCTGAAATCGTGGGGACTCACGGTCGAATACGTTCCCGGCTGGTCTACCCGCGGCAGTACGTCCTTCGACCCCGTGGGCGTCGTCGGGCACTGGACGGCAGGCCCACGCGGCACCGACAAGCGCCCCTCACTGCGCATCGTCACCGAGGGCCGGCCAAGCCTCCCCGGACCGCTCTGCAACGTCTACTTGGACCGACGCGGCGTATGCGTCATCGTCGCAGCAGGCCGCGCCAACCACGCCGGCAAGGGGGCCTGGCGCGGATACTCCGGCAACTCAAGATTCCTCGGCATCGAGGCAGAAGCCGCCGACAATGCGGACTGGACCGACGCCCAGCGCGAGGCGTACCCGATCCTCTGCGCCGCACTGTTGGATGCCATCGGCTCCACGGACGCCGGCATGGTCTGCGGGCACTCCGAGTACGCCGGCCCTCGCAAGATCGATATCAACGGATACACACCCAACCAACTCCGCGCGCAGACGCAGTCTGTCATCGACGGGCTACGACCCGTAGGAAACCTAGACCCAGAGGAGGACCTGACCGTGTCCCAGTACACCGAGCTCAAGCAGGGCATCGACTCACTACAGAATTCGATCCAGTCCCAGCAGGTCGATTTCGTATCGACTGCTGGCCGGGCCGGACAGACCAATTTCATTGGCGCGCTAGAGCAGATTCTCACTCTGCAGCGTCAGATCCTTACGCGGATCGAGAAGCTTGAACTTGAAAAGGAGTCCTGA
- a CDS encoding DUF3800 domain-containing protein: MGNADDSVLDDWFKANRIDLSDVPSFLPNPEMGKLDRVEVFVDETGDRNFKKNRQSDWFAMTAVMVPAEHMNHVKTIIRGLRDYLGNGGKPVGHIHWVQHCKRKKYDRRVVVRDLATGFRRVRVIHVIIHKPSIAASAHMRNDTRGVYYTATKYLLERIGRAALHWDGGARSARVTFATIKGVDPEETKAYLNHCANESRLLASDDIQHDRNAQYFDHLKWPAAWRPMGTYEGLELADIYSGFLSAALRDGDSTFMCRYSDRVACDEKGRRSGFGVKVFPEQGWQAVHHTDWWHEFSSMR, from the coding sequence TTGGGGAATGCCGATGATTCGGTTCTCGATGACTGGTTCAAGGCAAACAGGATCGATCTATCGGACGTCCCGTCTTTCCTGCCGAACCCAGAGATGGGGAAGCTAGACCGCGTTGAAGTCTTCGTTGACGAGACGGGCGACCGAAACTTCAAGAAGAACCGCCAGTCGGACTGGTTCGCCATGACTGCCGTTATGGTTCCGGCTGAACACATGAACCATGTAAAGACCATCATTCGGGGTCTACGTGACTACCTGGGGAACGGTGGCAAGCCGGTTGGACATATTCATTGGGTCCAGCATTGCAAGCGTAAGAAGTATGACCGACGCGTCGTCGTTCGCGACCTAGCGACGGGATTCAGGCGTGTACGCGTCATCCACGTGATCATCCACAAGCCCTCCATCGCTGCGTCCGCCCATATGCGCAATGACACACGCGGCGTTTACTACACCGCGACGAAGTACCTGCTGGAACGAATCGGTAGGGCCGCTCTTCATTGGGATGGAGGCGCCCGTAGCGCGCGAGTCACTTTCGCGACGATCAAGGGAGTTGACCCCGAGGAGACGAAAGCCTATCTGAACCACTGTGCCAACGAGTCGCGGCTCTTGGCGTCAGATGACATCCAGCACGATAGGAACGCGCAATACTTCGATCACCTCAAGTGGCCGGCAGCGTGGCGACCGATGGGCACATATGAAGGACTGGAACTCGCTGACATCTACTCAGGCTTCCTCAGCGCCGCCCTCAGGGATGGGGACTCTACCTTCATGTGCCGGTATTCGGATCGTGTCGCATGCGATGAAAAGGGGCGTCGATCCGGCTTTGGTGTCAAGGTCTTTCCTGAGCAGGGCTGGCAAGCCGTACACCATACGGATTGGTGGCACGAGTTCTCTTCAATGCGCTAA